A single genomic interval of Zingiber officinale cultivar Zhangliang chromosome 4A, Zo_v1.1, whole genome shotgun sequence harbors:
- the LOC121972425 gene encoding uncharacterized protein LOC121972425, whose translation MNVVFNEIRDRLDRHEDRLEQLQQEPLPRHRRLDQRPHFAPNVPDDDYDDGASNKVVSNATWRRARAIRPERPRHVQRQHQEREVVDHNMGTIKLSIPPFQGKNDPDVYIEWERKVELVFDCHNYSEEKKVKHAAVAFTDYVIIWWDQLTLSRRRNRELPIDNWEDMKGSMTVEDYHKEMEIALIRANIEEDREATMARFICGLNCEIANIVEMHHYVELDDVVHMAMKVERQLKKGVRSSSKYEAASSSPWKQKWGSSKPTEKAVSKSKGQTNVAKTQPSNKDRGSGHIASQCPNKRSMIILDNGEIETEEEDEGNEFTPSVEDTSDVELVVDGQALVVLRDLHMQAKEDDDGLQRENIFYTRCHVKDRVCDLIIDGGSCVNVASKLMVDKLGLPTLKHPKPYKLQWLNDSGEMKVTKKVLISFTIGRYTDEVLCDVVPMKASHLLLGRPWQFDRRTTHDGYKNRYSFSKDGRNITLAPLTPRQVFEEQLQIKKSVAVRGKDRVVFLRFVVSSRGVEVDEEKVKAIREWPTPSTITEVRSFHGLVGFYRRFVPNFNTIAAPLMEIIKKNIGFKWGETQEKAFNALKEKLSAVLMQEKRPIAYFSEKLNGAALNYSTYDKELYALVQALETWQHYLWSKEFIIHMNH comes from the exons TCGGAGACTCGACCAGCGGCCACATTTTGCTCCAAATGTCCCAGATGATGACTATGATGATGGGGCGAGCAATAAAGTGGTCTCCAATGCTACTTGGAGGAGGGCTAGGGCTATCAGACCCGAAAGGCCAAGGCATGTTCAAAGGCAACACCAAGAAAGGGAAGTCGTAGATCATAACATGGGCACCATCAAGCTGTCCATTCCTCCATTTCAAGGTAAAAATGACCCTGATGTGTATATTGAATGGGAGAGGAAAGTTGAGCTGGTATTCGATTGTCACAATTActcggaggagaagaaggtgaagcaTGCTGCGGTGGCTTTTACCGACTATGTCATTATATGGTGGGATCAATTGACCCTTAGTAGACGTCGAAACCGTGAGCTTCCCATCGATAATTGGGAGGATATGAAA GGGTCTATGACTGTGGAAGACTACCACAAGGAGATGGAGATAGCCTTGATTCGGGCTAACATTGAGGAGGACCGAGAGGCGACCATGGCTCGGTTCATTTGTGGCCTGAACTGTGAGATTGCCAATATTGTTGAGATGcatcattatgtggagcttgacgatGTGGTACACATGGCAATGAAAGTTGAAAGACAACTCAAGAAAGGAGTGCGATCATCTTCCAAGTATGAGGCTGCGAGTTCATCCCCTTGGAAGCAGAAGTGGGGATCATCAAAACCAACTGAGAAAGCAGTTTCAAAATCAAAGGGACAGACGAATGTGGCCAAGACACAACCTAGCAACAAAGATAGGG GATCAGGTCATATTGCTTCTCAATGCCCAAACAAGCGATCAATGATCATATTGGATAATGGGGAGATCGAAactgaagaggaagatgaaggaaatGAGTTCACTCCATCAGTTGAAGATACTAGTGATGTTGAGCTTGTTGTTGATGGCCAAGCTCTTGTTGTGCTAAGAGATCTCCATATGCAAGCCAAAGAAGATGATGACGGGCTGCAAAGGGAGAATATCTTCTACACCCGCTGCCATGTGAAAGATCGGGTATGCGATTTGATTATTGATGGTGGCAGCTGTGTTAATGTGGCAAGCAAGTTAATGGTGGACAAGCTTGGTCTACCTACCTTGAAGCATCCAAAgccatataaactccaatggctcaATGACAGTGGAGAAATGAAAGTAACCAAGAAGGTCCTTATTTCATTTACGATTGGAAGGTACACGGATGAGGTTCTGTGTGATGTTGTACCCATGAAAGCTAGCCATTTGCTTCTTGGAAGACCGTGGCAATTTGACAGACGAACCACACATGATGGGTATAAGAACCGCTACAGCTTCAGCAAGGATGGTAGGAACATTACACTTGCACCTTTGACACCTCGTCAAGTATTTGAGGAACAACTCCAGATAAAAAAGTCcgttgcagtaagaggaaaag ATAGGGTTGTTTTCCTTAGATTTGTTGTTAGTTCCAGAGGTGTGGAAGTTGATGAGGAGAAGGTGAAAGCTATCAGAGAATGGCCTACCCCTAGCACCATCACTGAAGTAAGGAGTTTTCATGGTTTAGTCgggttctataggaggtttgtgccaAATTTCAACACCATCGCTGCCCCTTTAATGGAAATCATCAAGAAGAATATTGGATTTAAGTGGGGAGAGACACAAGAGAAAGCCTTCAACGCattaaaagaaaagctaa GTGCTGTTCTTATGCAAGAAAAGAGGCCAATTGCCTACTTCAGTGAGAAGCTCAATGGTGCAGCGTTGAACTACTCAACATATGACAAGGAGCTCTATGCATTGGTGCAAGCTttggagacatggcaacattacTTGTGGTCCAAGGAGTTCATTATTCACATGAACCATTAG